A region of Streptomyces paludis DNA encodes the following proteins:
- a CDS encoding ATP-binding protein has translation MDERAYVLAVERYPATPAAVPQARAIAARAYAPYPWVDGDTVKLLVSETATNAVLHPGNGGFDLICHAPRNDSIQIEVHDRSKTHPQHRTPTEWDQHGRGLELLDLLAPGWSVAPTLTGKALIFTVKTAQSAGSGSGAAEDRTEGRT, from the coding sequence ATGGATGAACGTGCATACGTCCTGGCAGTGGAGCGCTACCCCGCCACACCGGCAGCAGTCCCCCAGGCCAGAGCCATAGCGGCCCGCGCCTACGCCCCGTACCCCTGGGTCGACGGGGACACCGTCAAACTCCTGGTGAGCGAGACCGCGACAAACGCCGTCCTGCACCCCGGCAACGGCGGCTTCGACCTGATCTGCCACGCCCCGCGCAACGATTCGATCCAGATCGAAGTACACGACCGAAGCAAGACCCACCCCCAACACCGCACCCCCACCGAGTGGGACCAGCACGGCCGGGGCCTGGAACTCCTGGACCTACTGGCCCCCGGCTGGTCCGTAGCCCCCACCCTCACCGGCAAGGCCCTGATCTTCACGGTGAAGACGGCACAGTCCGCCGGGAGCGGTTCGGGAGCGGCTGAAGACCGGACAGAAGGCCGTACATAA
- a CDS encoding cytochrome P450: MAHREKRSWPPGPRGHWLKGNTRAYEADRIGFLRRCHRDYGDVFSYNKHTLFVIDPALTHEALIRTGEAFVTELAPFDTQQDFDLATAHAASWMSDRRAAWPGLNRTAAAATDDLTVAILDTVIADGAGRDVDVLSTMRTLTARMISEYCFGADSAGVPDLLHETVRATRPLAESSHEFPAWLPLPRTRRFFDTSRRLAETLTGKVQMRRAAKPDSHRNDLLGFLLAAEPAPPVNTVASTLHSILMGGHGVPAAALTSLVWELARRPALVADLRSEANGPTDGGTPLAEAVVRETLRLYPPVWLMTRTASRTTTLGDWSLSPGDDVLLNPYLIHRDPRWWPRPDEFDPTRWLNGRPAPGPTYLPFGAGPRVCLGSALTMRQLTLTTSRLASLFTIESPNATSVSLEFIDRLAPTHLKARFLPTG, encoded by the coding sequence ATGGCACACCGCGAGAAGCGCAGCTGGCCGCCGGGCCCGCGTGGACACTGGCTGAAGGGCAACACCCGCGCGTACGAGGCCGACCGGATCGGCTTCCTGCGCCGCTGCCACCGGGACTACGGTGACGTCTTCTCCTACAACAAGCACACGCTGTTCGTGATCGACCCGGCACTCACCCACGAGGCGCTCATCCGCACCGGTGAAGCGTTTGTGACCGAGCTGGCGCCTTTTGACACGCAGCAGGATTTCGATCTGGCCACCGCACACGCCGCCTCCTGGATGTCGGATCGCCGGGCCGCGTGGCCAGGACTCAACCGGACGGCAGCCGCCGCGACCGACGACCTGACTGTCGCGATCCTCGATACGGTCATCGCCGACGGGGCCGGCCGTGACGTCGACGTGCTCAGCACGATGCGGACACTCACCGCCCGGATGATCTCCGAGTACTGCTTCGGCGCGGACTCCGCCGGCGTCCCCGATCTCCTCCACGAGACCGTCCGCGCCACCCGGCCCCTCGCGGAGTCGTCCCACGAATTCCCCGCATGGCTGCCACTCCCCCGCACCCGGCGCTTCTTCGACACCTCCCGGCGCCTGGCCGAAACACTGACCGGCAAGGTCCAAATGCGCCGCGCAGCCAAGCCCGACTCGCACCGGAACGACCTGCTCGGCTTTCTCCTCGCCGCCGAACCGGCCCCGCCGGTCAACACCGTGGCGTCGACGCTGCACAGCATCCTCATGGGCGGCCACGGAGTCCCCGCCGCCGCCCTCACCTCCCTCGTATGGGAACTCGCCCGCCGCCCCGCACTCGTGGCCGACCTCCGCAGCGAAGCGAACGGTCCGACGGACGGCGGTACCCCGCTGGCCGAGGCCGTGGTCCGTGAGACGCTCCGGCTGTACCCGCCCGTGTGGCTGATGACCCGTACCGCCAGCAGGACAACCACCCTGGGCGACTGGTCGCTCAGCCCCGGTGACGACGTACTGCTCAACCCCTACCTGATCCACCGAGACCCACGATGGTGGCCCCGGCCGGACGAGTTCGACCCCACCCGCTGGCTCAACGGACGCCCCGCCCCCGGCCCGACCTACCTCCCCTTCGGCGCCGGCCCCCGAGTCTGCCTGGGCTCCGCCCTGACCATGCGCCAACTGACACTGACCACATCCCGACTCGCCAGCCTCTTCACCATCGAATCCCCCAACGCCACGTCGGTATCCCTGGAGTTCATCGACCGCCTGGCCCCCACCCACCTCAAAGCCCGCTTCCTACCGACCGGGTAG